AACACCTTCAGCAGGTTCAAAAGTTCCGTTTTTATTAAAATCTATCCAGCCAACTAATTTTGCTGCTGTACCTGTGGTATTGGTTACCGGTACATTAAGACTGTATGTAGTGGATGAAGTCGTGATGACCGGCAAAGTAGTAAAGCCATCTTCATCCAGACCATCACCATTAGTACCATTAGCATCCGAGCCAGCAGAAACCGGCTGCCCGTCCGGTTCTCCGTCTATCGTACTGCCAATTCTGATCCGGTTATCCAGGACATGACGAGGGCCATTTGCTGCCAGTAAAGTACCATAACTTGTGGGTGCATCACCAAAATCCAGAGGGATAATAGGTAAAGTATAATCTTCTACTTCACCATTACTGATCACAGATGTTGGTGTTGCAGTAGTCAGGGCAGGGGTGGTGGAGATTCTGAAGCGTGCATAAGTCTGCCCGGCGACCAGACCATTCAACCCTGTCCAGGTTAGTGTGGCGGTTGTTGCATTATTTGGAACGGTGACCGAAGCCCCTTCTGATGCTTCAAAAGTACCATTGTTGTTAAAATCAATCCAACCAACCAGATTGGCATTACCTCCACTGGTGTTTCCTACAGTCGCAGTTACGCTGTATGTTGTCGCATTAACAGGAAGAGGAGCAAAACTAGTTATACCGTCTTCATCATTTTCGCCATTTTTATTGTCTGCGTCTGCATTGGTACCCAATACAAAAGTCGCAGGATCAAAGTCACCGGATATTGCCCCTAATTTGGGAGTCTGTGGTTTGGTTACTGTACCAGAGGTAATCAGGTTGCCTGCACCGCCAATAGGGTTGACAATATAAACTGTATTGGGAGATGAATCTGGATTAGGATTATTACCACCTGTCAATAACGGTGTTAAAGTATGCGATGGTGAACCATAACTAGCCGGTGCATCACCTATCTCTGAATAGGCCATAACTCCCAGAGCCATAGCTGTTAATCCGCCAGATTTTATGTGTGCGTTAATAGACAATGAACTGGTCGAGCTTGTCAGGGTTTTTTGAGTATATAAAAGAGCTGCGTTTTGATTACACTGTAATTTTACGGTTTTATCACTGTTGGAAAAGGTCATTCTTCTCCCGCCTCCAGGAGTTCCCTGGTCGGTAGTATTGTCAACAAAAGTTTCTAATAGTTTCCATGAATCACCATTAGTAATACCCTGGGTATATTCATTTGGAGAATCAGCCTCTGCATTTCCAAATACCAGACCTACATCTGCTGGCTGACCATTTACCGTAGCGTATGTCTGTATAGTGAAATTTGCACTCACACCGTCCTGATTTGTTCTGAGTGCGTTAACCAGTGTGTTACTCCCTCCTATACCTCCAATGTTATATAATCTGTTTAATCTGTCTTCCCCCCATGATCCTGATACATAAGGGATTAATCTCGATGCAGAATTTGCATTACTCCCGGAGAATACGAGGTTATCAATGACAGATGTGATTGTAATCCCACTTACGGTGAAAGTAAATGTTTGTTTGTCACCAGCTTTCATGCTTAAGTTCTTGAAATTAAGCCAGTAGATGTTGTTTTTGTACAAACCACTACCACCAGTAGCCTGGACTTGTCCGGTGGCGGGTTGAGCAAATAAAGCCAGCAGTAAAATCAGGCAGGAGGCGAAATAATAATTAAACCTGATTTTTTTGATCAGAGCATGCAGGTTCTTAAAGAAAGAAAAACCTTTGAGGTAGAGTGGAGTCATAAAACGTAGATTGGGCAGTAAAAAATATTATATAGGAGCAACATTAGTTATACCGTTTAAGCATTTAGCTTAAATTGTGTAACTAGTTTAACTTACAGGATAATTACTTTAATGGTTTTGAGGCAGGATAATAAAATCCTCAATAAAAGTGAAGAGATAATGGGGCTTCTCTTCAAAAGATTCCAGATAAAACAAGTTATCTGAAAATTGGATTAGCGTGTAATTTATTGATGAAATACACGTTTTTAAAAACATGAAGGCAATTTGACTGTAGATTTTTATCATAATTAATAATTTGATGCGTTATAGGTAGCTAACAACATACAAAACCAATGAAACTTAATTGTCTCATGCCTCTGGCAGGGCAGTAAATGAAAATAGATTCTATGCCAGGTATATATTCGGTTTACGTAAAATAATAGTTTTGAAAATTATTTCGCAAAAGTACGTTTATAACTGTAATAAATTTGCTCGGGAATAATAATCCTTGTTGACAATAATGTCAAAAATTATGCCGTTTGAACTGAAATATAGTCGTTTTTACCCCTCATATGGGCCAGTATTCCTGTTAGTTGTGGGTTTTAATCTCTTTTTAATGTTTCTTTATACGAGAGTATGTTTTGTGAAAATGACTTTTGTAATACTTTTGTTTAATCTTTTTGTTTCTTATTTTTACAATTGATTAAATTTTTAGGGTTTGTCGTTTCGGTTTAAAAATAATTATTGAATTCCTTTTTTTATTATCCATATGGTCTGTAGTTTAGAGACTTAAAAACTTTACGGCTATGTTTTTGGGTGTATATTTAGCCATGATAAATGGTTTTTATGGAAGTGGAAATAATTTTCTTCTTTCTGTTAATTTACAGCTGAAAATCCTGACAGATGACCAGATCTGTAATAACATTCCTCCTGAAGAGCATTCGGGATGTATAGAGTCTGAGACACTTATTTATTTTGTGTCTAAATAAAAGGAATGAGTGTCAGTGTTTAGATAATACCCCATAATACCCCAAAAATTCCCATCACTCTCAGTTAAGTGAAAATAGATTTCATTGTGTCTAAAATAATACACAATAAATTATCGTCATAAAATAGGTGCAAGGCCTTAATTGGTACCCGGGAAGTTCTGAATCCGTGTTGATGATAAGAGATTTATTTTGCCAGAGGTAAAGTGAACCAAAATTTGCTACCAATGCCAATTTGACTTTCTACGCCGATTTTTCCTTCGTGTCTTTTTATGATTTCTGAGCAAATATATAATCCCAGTCCTAATCCTGTATAATTTGTACCTGGATTATCAGCACGATAATAGCGCTGGAACAGAAAATCTAATTTGTCAGCAGGTATCCCGGGACCGAAATCCTGAACTGAAATCTTAACCTGATCATCGACTATGTCCAGGTGAATTTCTATTTCCTTACTTTCCGGGGCATATTTAATAGCATTATTGATGAAATTGACAACCACCTGTTCAATTCTGGCAGAATCAAACTGTGCTTCCAGCCGGCCTTTTGATTTTATGGTTATATGGTATCCATCCTGGTTAATGTTTGCAGTACAGTCGCTAATAAACTCATAAACATCAACAACACTTTTATTCAATTGCAGATGTCCTTCACTCATTTGGCTGACGTTCAATAAATCATCAATGAGCAAATGAATTTTAGTTGCATTTTTGCCTGCTCTTTCTATTAATTGCGGTAACATTTTGTTGTCAGGTTGACTTTTCAGTCTGTCGAGAAGCTGAAGTGAGGCCTTCAGACTGGTGACCGGAGTTTTTAATTCGTGACAGGCAATATTGATAAATTCGTCCTTCTTTTTTAGTGCAAGTACATGGAAATCAATATTTGTACAGGACCCAAACCATTTATTGTCAAATCCCTCTTCATCCGTAAAACGGGACGCTTTAATAAGATGCCATTCGTATTTTCCTGTTGTGGTTTCCAGACGGACTTCTACATTTAGATCATTTAAAGATTTTATGCTTTCCAGGTGATGTCTGATTAAAAGTCTTCGATCTTCGGGATGTACTTTGGAGAGCACTTCTGATGGAATTGCTTCAAAACTAACCTCATTGAAATATTGGGAGAACCTTTTATTTACATAATCTATATTTCCTGTTTCGTCAGTTGTCCAGATAATTTCAGGAATTAAATCAGCAAGGAACTGCAATCGCCTTTTCTCTCCTTCAGATCTTTTTTTTGCACGTAGTAATTCGTCCTCATATGATTTCCTGTAAGAAATATCTGTAATGACGACGTTGATGGCCAGGGTTTCTCCGACATTATTTTTAAGGACTGAGGCACTGAGTAATGTGGAAAGGGGCGTTCCATCTTTCTTTAAAATGGTATAGCTAAGTTCTTTGACTTCCTGATTAACGGCAATCAGGGGTTGAAAAAACATCTCGAAATGGATCTGTCCGCCTTTTGAAAATAAGATATGAATATGATGGCCTACAATTTCCTGTTCCTGGTAACCAAGCCATAATAGGAGCGTCCTGTTTACTTTTATGATATTTCCATTCGGCAGGAAAGATAAATAGCCGCAGGGAGCATTGTGATATAATACTTCTCCGTCTATTAAAGAGGCGAGCAATTCTTTATTTGGTTGAGTTAACAATTTTTTGAAAGCTAGTTATGCAATAAATTCTTTAATCAGTCTGACAGTTTCTACGGGTTCACTGATATGGGGGCAATGTCCGGTAGCCTCCATCATGACCAGTGTATTGTTCCGTAAATGCTTATTTACAAAATTTCCTACAGATGCCGGTGCGATGATATCATCTGAGCATTGCAAGGTTAAACTTTTAATATTCAGCTTTTGCAGATCGTCGCGGTTGTCTGAAAAGAAAGTTGCTCTGGCAAATTCTCTCGCTATATCCGGATCAGTTGAACAAAAGCTGTTTGTCAGAAACTGCCCCAATTCCGGCCGGTCAGGATTTCCCATTATTGCAGGAGCTAAAGCACTGGACCAGCCTAAATAATTGCTGTCCATGAATTTGAATAGCTCTTCCAGGTCGGCCTGTTCAAACCCACCAATATAATCTTCTGTATTGATATATTTTGGCGACGGACCAAGGAGTATAAGCTGCTCAAAAAAATGTGGTTTTTCTATAGCGGCAAGCAGACCGATCATACAGCTGACGGAATGCGCGATGAAGATTGCATCTGAAATTTTGAGCTCTTCACATATATCAATAATATCCTGTGCATAACCATTTAATTTGCTGTACTTGTCTGATCTGTAATGGGTCAGGTCGGATTGACCGGAACCTACATAATCAAATAACACCACTTTATATTCGTCTGTAAAACTGTTCACAATATATTGCCAGGAATTCTGGGCACATCCAAATCCATGTGCAAAAAGAATCACTTTGGAGCCATTTCCAATGATGTTTACATTATTTCTTGAAATCACTGAATTTGAATTCATAATTTCCTAAGCAGTTGTTATAAAAAACATATAGATTGATATCTGCGTATTTATAATATAACATTAATACAGATTACCATGTCTTTAAACATACATAATATTAGCTGTATTTGTAACAGCCGGTCTTGAAATATATTTTTGAGTAAGATCAGCTGGTTTAAATAAATAAGTCTTTCAGTTAGTTCTGAAAGACTTACCGGGATAAAGAATATCTGATTATTTCTTTTTTAACAATGCTTCAAACTTATCTAGCCGTTTCTCCTGGCGTTCAATCTTAGCCTCCTGTTCTTTTAACTGTTTATCTTTTTCAATTAAGTAAAGTGTTAATTCTTCTACTTTTTTAACGAGTAATTTATTGAGCTCACCAACGTTAACTCCGTCTTTGATAACTTCCTTTTCTGATGGCATTTCCGGTAAATGATGATTCTGATCAATAAATGTTTTCACTTCTGTAAGTGGGCGCAGATTATAATCCGGTTTAAAAACATAATCGGGAAATTCATCTAAGTCAATCTTTACTTCTTTAGCATGGATTGATCCATTTACTGCCAGTTTATATCCATTTGGATTTGAGGTTCTAATTCCGACGTTTCCACCTTCGGCCTGCAATGAAATATCAACAGCACCAACACTGGATTGTGATCCCTGGATATTTACCGGGTTGGTACTCACTACAGGACGACTTAAATAAAGACCTTTCACCTCGTTTAAACGATAAGCCCCAAAATATGCGATTATTCCGGTTCCACTACCGGCATTAACTTCTAGCTTACCGATTGGCTGTGATGTTCCGATGCCGACATTTCCACCTTCAGCTTGCAGGGAAATATCTACTGCACCAATGCTGGATTGTGATCCCTGAATATTTATGGGATTGGTATTGACTACCGGACGACTGAAATACATACCTTTTGCATCGTTTCTATAATAAGACCCGAAGTACGCAATCTTACCTGTTCCGTTATCGTCGGTGACATCTAGTTTACCAATTGGTTGGGATGTTCCGATGCCGACATTTCCGCCTTCAGCCTGCAATGAGATATCAACAGCACCAATGCTGGATTGTGATCCCTGGATATTTACCGGGTTAGTTTTAGCTACTGGCCGGCTGAAATATATACCTTTTGCCTCATTTATGCGATAAGCTCCAAAATATGCAATTACTCCGGAGCTATAATTATCGTTCACTTCAAGTTTTCCAATTGGCGTTTCGGTACCAATACCCACATTATTAGCAGGAGAAGTGTAGACCTGGGCATTAACAGCATAACCTGCTAATGCTATAGCAAGAGTCAATAGTGATTTTTTCATGATTTGATCTTGTCATAAGTTAAGTACGGATGTATTTTATTCTGTAGGGTAATTATAAAGAAATAATGTTATTCTTTCTTTATCTGAATAAAAAGGAAGAATCGTAAAATTTCATATGAATTGGTAAATAATCGCCAAATTATTTAAATATATTTATGAATAATCAACTAATCCTATTCTTATGAGAAAATTAATTATCAGTGCGATGATTGCCGGCTTTATGCTGGCGTCATTGAGTATTCAGCCGGTAATGGCAGCAGCAACAGGTGCAATTGTTAAAGCCAAAAGTACAAGTATCAATTACGGAAAAGTAAAGCAGGGCAGATATATTGTCACTTTGTATGGAGATAGTGCCCAGAATTTTACCAGTGCAGAAGTATTTGACACAATCAGTGGTACCTGGCTAAACGTAACTTCTATTACAGGAAAGATTTATCCTGATGGCAAGGCAAGTGCAGTGATTCGCTATGACAATGGCACCAGAACTCTGTATGTAGTGAATCAATTGTTTATTGAGTAACTGTCATCGGGATTACCGGGATCTTCAGCCTGCTGATAATGTCTCAATTTCCAGGTTAATCTCCTTAAACAAAAAAGCCTTTCAGTTAATTCTGAAAGGCTTTTAGGATAGAGTGGGGGGAGAAGGATTCGAACCTTCGAAGTCTCGCGACAACAGAGTTACAGTCTGTCCCATTTGGCCACTCTGGTATCCCCCCGTTTATTTCATTTGGCCAATATCCTTTGGCATAATATCCTTTAGCAACGAGCTAAAAAATAAAGCTTCAGATTGCTCTGAAGCCTTCCTGGTGGAGAATAGCGGAGTCGAACCGCTGACCTCTTGCCTGCCAGGCAAGCGCTCTAGCCAGCTGAGCTAATCCCCCGGGGTGGCAAAAGTAACTAAATTTGGAACTCCTGCAAATAAAATAATGAAATATTGTTGTTTAGTGTTGTCTGTCAGTTATTTAATCTATTATAATTACTGCTGTAAGCTAAAAATGCATTTTAGTCATTTAGATTGAATTCTAAAATTTTAACATTAAGCCCGTAGATTTCCTGTGAAAAACTTCAAGAAGCTGACCATAATACAATGCATGTTATGGTGAACATTAAGATTAATTATGCTCACCTATGCAACGGTTAAAACTGCGACTTCGTTTTGTATCTGCGATATAGGACGCAGTCATGCCTATGACATTATCTCTGCGTACATTTTAACCTCAATTCGCAGGCGTTTCGTGCATATATATGCTGTAATACGAAGGGGACTTATACTAGAAGCCGTACAAGACCAAATGCAAACCCATTCTACAACAATACTTAATTACTCAACTATTGCCATATTAATTTTGATATTATTAAATAATTGCAAATTCTTCTACTCCCAAAGACACGTTAACCGGTTATACTGTATGTAATGTAACCATATGTAAAAAAGATTAACACCGAGAAGATATAAAAGCATCTAACCCTAAAACCCAATAAATATCTATGTACAAAAGACTACGATTATTGCCATTGGGCATTATAATTTTACTAACGCTCCATTCCTGCAAAAAAGACAGGAACAAGGATCCTGTAGAAAATAGATCAGGTGCTATTACACTTGGAGAAGCTCAATTTGTATCCTGATATGGAGCGGATTAAAGGAAATCGCCAGAGATATACAGGAAGAATTGCTATTGTGGATTGGGATATTGAACAAAGTATGAGCTAGTCTGGTAAAGTATCTGTAACAGCATTAACATGAGTGTAAGAGCGATTCAACTATATTATATTAATACAGCCGGTACAAGTATTTACCTTTTGGCTTTTATGGGATACAATTCAATTTTCTATGAGTCAAATGGGTGGGAATGCACCTGATCTAATTGCTACGGGGCCTGCAATCCTACAAAACAAATTACTTCCTGATCAGAAAAATAAATGTAAGATCTGTTGACATCTTTGCATTAGATAAATCGGGAAAAGAAATTATTACTGGTGCAATTGCGATCCGATAAAATAAACATTGGCATATTCCTCAGAGCATAATCTTAAAGGTTAGACTCTGAGTCTTTTGTCTGCCAAAATTAATGTAAAAAGACAAATTATTATTATGAATTGCTTAATTGTCGACAATCAGATGATATGTCGTAATATCATGAAAAAACTGATTGATTTAGATGTTTCTTTAGTATTAATTGGTGAATGTTCTGATGCAGTTGATGCGCTTAAAATAATTCAGGACCACCATGTTGATATTATCTTTTTAGATATTGAAATGCCTGGCATAAGTGGGATCGAGCTGGTAAGGATTTTAGATGATAAGCGACCAATGATCATTTTTACGACGTCCAAAACTGAGTATGCCGCTGAGGCATTTGACCTCAATGTACTCGATTTTCTAGTCAAACCAGTTACTCCTGCCAGGTTTATAAAATCTGTTGAAAAAGCAAAAGAACTTATAAAAATCAGAGATGTAATTCTCCATAAGGAGGATGGCTTTGTTTTTATCCGTGATTCGAATATTGTTAAAAGGATTAAAATAAATGATATTTTATATATGGAAGCGAACAAAGACTATGTAAAGATCTATCTTTCAAATCAAACTTATTCTATTCATTCCTCCTTAAAGTCTGTCGAAGAAAAGCTTTCTCAGAACATTTTTTTAAGGATACACAGGTCATTTATTATCAATATAAGTAAAGTAGATACTATTAAAGGCGGGACGCTCATTATTAATAATAATATGATACCTGTATCTGATGCTTACAGGTCTATGCTGAACAAACGTATGCGGATTCTTTAGCCATTCGTCTATAGTATTTGCCTGTCTGTCGTGTTGCTCTGTTAAAATTATAAGTAGTTTTTTAAGTTTATATGTGGCGATTTCAACTCGCTATACTTAAACCTAAAAAACTACTTAAATGAAAACAAAAACATTTTATTATGTGGCCTCATTGAGCGCTGCGCTTTTGATCACCGTTGTTACGGGATGTAAAAAAAATGATTCACTGGCAACAGATTCTGTAAAGAAAAATGAAATCTACAAAGGTGAAGTGTCAATGGATGATGTATTCAGTGACCTAAAGAAAATCAAGAGTCTTGGATTTGACCCCCTTAGTGTAGAAATAATTACCGATGGCTATAGGGTAGAGGGAGACATCAGGTTAACGAAAAAGAATCTAGATGAGAGCGTTGCTGCTCTTTCGAAACAGCAAGGGCAGTATTCCACAAAGTATCCTTTAACTCTTGAAAGGACGATTAAAGTAGCACTTGATGATAAATCTAATACTGTTAAATTTAAAACAGCTTTCGATGCATCGATTTTAGCCCTGAATAATTTAAAACTGCCACTAAAGTTTGTAACGGAAACTGATATAGCAAAGGCAGATATCGTTACTTTATTTAAGGATTTAGGTGGAAAGCGTGCAACTGGTGTAACACTTGGACAAGATGGAGAATTTGTAGATGCCAAAGGAAACCCAGGTAAAGAAATTTATTTGAATTCTAATAAGGATGCAGAATTAAATAATAAAACAACCGACTATCTTACAAGTATTATGATCCATGAATTTGGACATGCCATAGGACTAAGGCATACTGATTACAAGAATAAGTTCTATTCAGCTCTTAGTTCAGGTGGTATAGCTAC
This portion of the Pedobacter lusitanus genome encodes:
- a CDS encoding M57 family metalloprotease; this encodes MKTKTFYYVASLSAALLITVVTGCKKNDSLATDSVKKNEIYKGEVSMDDVFSDLKKIKSLGFDPLSVEIITDGYRVEGDIRLTKKNLDESVAALSKQQGQYSTKYPLTLERTIKVALDDKSNTVKFKTAFDASILALNNLKLPLKFVTETDIAKADIVTLFKDLGGKRATGVTLGQDGEFVDAKGNPGKEIYLNSNKDAELNNKTTDYLTSIMIHEFGHAIGLRHTDYKNKFYSALSSGGIATDAATQDQYVTLLVKKLIDGKYGIGAWDVKSNADKKTLKETYIKNNYTERDDAGSNSKAGHIYGTPLSPVYGSNITTDPLSVMLAFAGTNFKFSLFDNIALFGLYGNPAQTILIRNSLDENGNVTAAGKTLQQIVDEAKALKF
- a CDS encoding sensor histidine kinase, with translation MLTQPNKELLASLIDGEVLYHNAPCGYLSFLPNGNIIKVNRTLLLWLGYQEQEIVGHHIHILFSKGGQIHFEMFFQPLIAVNQEVKELSYTILKKDGTPLSTLLSASVLKNNVGETLAINVVITDISYRKSYEDELLRAKKRSEGEKRRLQFLADLIPEIIWTTDETGNIDYVNKRFSQYFNEVSFEAIPSEVLSKVHPEDRRLLIRHHLESIKSLNDLNVEVRLETTTGKYEWHLIKASRFTDEEGFDNKWFGSCTNIDFHVLALKKKDEFINIACHELKTPVTSLKASLQLLDRLKSQPDNKMLPQLIERAGKNATKIHLLIDDLLNVSQMSEGHLQLNKSVVDVYEFISDCTANINQDGYHITIKSKGRLEAQFDSARIEQVVVNFINNAIKYAPESKEIEIHLDIVDDQVKISVQDFGPGIPADKLDFLFQRYYRADNPGTNYTGLGLGLYICSEIIKRHEGKIGVESQIGIGSKFWFTLPLAK
- a CDS encoding LytR/AlgR family response regulator transcription factor — protein: MNCLIVDNQMICRNIMKKLIDLDVSLVLIGECSDAVDALKIIQDHHVDIIFLDIEMPGISGIELVRILDDKRPMIIFTTSKTEYAAEAFDLNVLDFLVKPVTPARFIKSVEKAKELIKIRDVILHKEDGFVFIRDSNIVKRIKINDILYMEANKDYVKIYLSNQTYSIHSSLKSVEEKLSQNIFLRIHRSFIINISKVDTIKGGTLIINNNMIPVSDAYRSMLNKRMRIL
- a CDS encoding alpha/beta fold hydrolase, which translates into the protein MNSNSVISRNNVNIIGNGSKVILFAHGFGCAQNSWQYIVNSFTDEYKVVLFDYVGSGQSDLTHYRSDKYSKLNGYAQDIIDICEELKISDAIFIAHSVSCMIGLLAAIEKPHFFEQLILLGPSPKYINTEDYIGGFEQADLEELFKFMDSNYLGWSSALAPAIMGNPDRPELGQFLTNSFCSTDPDIAREFARATFFSDNRDDLQKLNIKSLTLQCSDDIIAPASVGNFVNKHLRNNTLVMMEATGHCPHISEPVETVRLIKEFIA